In the genome of Ancylomarina subtilis, one region contains:
- a CDS encoding FtsK/SpoIIIE family DNA translocase gives MAKKGNTKTKKNRFNKPSFLKDERIRFILGISSGLFTIYLGLAFVSFFFTGGADQSKLDIQLFDLLANSGIRVENWTGKTGAFLSNLLINKGFGIAACTILYVLTVLSIRLFGIKTQSLRKSVLYTLLFSIWCSVLLAFLFVDSTSTSFLYLGGTHGYFISEWLISLIGNVGTLFALIICFFTLIAFGFNNSVNNIKKLFKKKAKPEVNDLDLDDNDEYEEEDQFEPVIKNNETEDTISTELDINLEEEYIPNIKEEKEPVAETSEIELDIDSDFEEAPNTKIQNSEDDDLELTIETTRIKEESVSINHTPMEDFDPTLDLSNYNYPGLDLLEDHHINNSEVSKEELESNKIKIVDTLRNYKIEITQIKATIGPTVTLYEIVPAPGVRISKIKNLEDDIALSLAALGIRIIAPIPGRGTIGIEVPNRTPEIVSMKNIIASKKFQESKHALPVAMGKTISNETYTLDLAKMPHLLVAGATGQGKSVGLNAIITSLLYKKHPSQLKFVLIDPKKVELNIYSTIEKHFLAKLPEEEEAIITDIHKVIATLNSLCVEMDARYDLLKKAHARNIIEYNKKFVTRKLNPENGHRYLPYIVVIIDEFADLIMTAGKEVETPIARIAQLARAIGIHMIIATQRPSTNIITGVIKANFPARIAFKVASMIDSRTILDSPGANQLIGRGDMLISVGSDLVRVQCAFVDTPEVEALTQYIQKQQAYPSALMLPEFVAESSENTAEVDLQKRDALFEEAARLVVGSQQGSTSAIQRRFSIGYNRAGRIVDQLEAAGIVGPFEGSKARQVLVSDEYSLEKLLSQVLA, from the coding sequence ATGGCAAAAAAAGGAAACACGAAAACAAAAAAGAATAGGTTTAACAAACCATCTTTTCTAAAAGATGAACGCATTCGATTTATTTTGGGTATTAGTTCAGGTCTATTCACCATATACCTTGGACTCGCATTTGTATCCTTCTTTTTTACAGGAGGTGCTGATCAATCCAAATTAGATATACAACTATTCGATTTACTGGCCAATTCAGGAATTCGAGTTGAAAATTGGACGGGTAAAACGGGAGCATTTCTTTCGAACCTTCTTATAAACAAAGGGTTTGGAATAGCTGCATGCACCATACTTTATGTCCTTACCGTTCTTTCAATTCGCTTATTTGGAATAAAAACACAATCACTCAGAAAAAGTGTCCTCTACACGCTACTTTTTAGTATCTGGTGCTCGGTTCTGCTTGCCTTTCTTTTTGTTGATTCAACCAGCACAAGCTTTTTATATTTGGGTGGAACTCATGGCTATTTTATAAGTGAGTGGCTGATTTCACTTATTGGAAATGTGGGAACTCTTTTCGCTTTAATCATTTGTTTTTTCACTCTGATTGCTTTTGGATTTAATAACTCTGTTAACAACATTAAAAAACTCTTTAAAAAGAAAGCTAAACCCGAAGTTAACGATTTAGATCTTGATGATAACGACGAATATGAAGAAGAGGATCAATTTGAGCCTGTCATAAAAAATAATGAAACAGAGGATACAATTAGTACTGAACTTGACATTAATCTGGAAGAAGAGTATATACCTAATATTAAAGAAGAAAAAGAACCTGTAGCTGAAACCAGTGAAATAGAACTGGATATCGATTCTGATTTTGAAGAAGCTCCAAATACCAAAATTCAAAATTCCGAAGATGACGACTTGGAATTGACTATTGAAACAACACGTATCAAAGAAGAAAGTGTTTCAATCAACCATACGCCTATGGAAGATTTTGATCCGACACTCGACCTTTCAAACTACAATTATCCAGGCCTCGATCTTCTAGAAGATCATCACATTAATAACTCTGAAGTTAGTAAGGAAGAGCTTGAAAGTAATAAAATCAAAATTGTTGATACGCTACGCAATTATAAAATTGAGATCACTCAAATTAAAGCAACCATCGGGCCAACCGTAACACTCTACGAGATTGTACCGGCACCAGGCGTGCGTATTTCAAAAATCAAAAATCTTGAAGATGATATTGCTTTGAGTTTAGCAGCTTTGGGTATTCGAATTATTGCGCCAATTCCTGGTCGTGGAACCATTGGTATTGAGGTTCCCAACAGAACGCCAGAGATTGTTTCGATGAAAAACATCATCGCTTCGAAAAAATTCCAGGAATCAAAGCATGCCTTGCCCGTTGCCATGGGTAAAACCATTTCCAACGAAACCTATACCCTTGACTTGGCAAAAATGCCTCACCTTCTTGTTGCAGGTGCTACCGGACAAGGTAAATCGGTTGGTTTGAATGCGATTATCACATCTTTACTTTATAAGAAGCATCCATCGCAACTTAAATTCGTCCTCATTGATCCTAAAAAGGTTGAATTGAATATTTATTCAACCATCGAAAAGCATTTCCTAGCCAAACTTCCTGAAGAGGAAGAAGCTATTATTACTGATATTCATAAAGTGATTGCAACACTTAATTCACTTTGTGTAGAAATGGATGCCCGTTACGATCTGCTTAAAAAAGCTCATGCTCGTAATATTATCGAATACAATAAAAAGTTTGTCACTCGTAAACTAAATCCCGAAAACGGACACCGTTACTTACCCTATATTGTTGTTATTATCGATGAGTTTGCCGATTTGATTATGACAGCCGGTAAAGAAGTTGAAACACCAATTGCCCGTATTGCTCAACTAGCACGTGCGATTGGGATTCACATGATTATTGCCACTCAGCGACCTTCAACCAACATTATCACGGGTGTAATTAAGGCCAATTTCCCGGCACGAATTGCCTTTAAGGTAGCCTCAATGATCGACTCTCGTACAATTCTTGATAGTCCCGGAGCGAATCAGCTTATTGGTCGGGGTGATATGTTGATCTCAGTTGGTAGCGATTTGGTTCGGGTTCAGTGTGCCTTTGTTGATACACCAGAAGTTGAAGCCCTTACTCAGTATATTCAAAAACAACAAGCTTATCCATCAGCACTAATGCTGCCTGAATTTGTAGCCGAAAGTTCTGAAAACACAGCAGAGGTTGATTTACAAAAAAGGGATGCCCTTTTCGAAGAAGCAGCCCGTTTAGTAGTAGGCTCACAGCAAGGTTCAACTTCGGCCATTCAAAGGCGTTTCTCTATTGGGTACAACCGCGCAGGTCGAATTGTTGATCAGCTTGAAGCCGCAGGAATTGTAGGTCCTTTCGAGGGTAGTAAAGCCCGTCAGGTTTTGGTTTCTGACGAATATTCCCTGGAAAAACTACTGTCTCAGGTTTTGGCTTAA
- a CDS encoding carbamate kinase — MNKLAVVALGGNALLRGNQRGTVEEQSQNTLDTLENLIFLVKEGYDVIIAHGNGPQVGNILMRNDAGEQLYNIPQMPLDIDVADSQGGIGYMIERNLRNVLKANGIEKDVVTLVTQVVVDKNDPAFADPIKRVGKIYSREEADQLIADKGWIFKEEVKADGGWRRVVPSPKPIRVMNEKIVEDLARKGNIVITVGGGGIPVSEDENGNLCPVEAVIDKDLASALIGARVKADEFYILTDVSFVYKDFKGPNEEKLEFLNHADTMKHLEEGTFAEGSMAPKIRACLSFIENGGGKSVITEATKLEDKSYGTKITMEYDEKDVNHIA; from the coding sequence ATGAATAAATTAGCAGTTGTAGCATTAGGTGGAAATGCCTTGTTGAGAGGTAATCAAAGAGGGACCGTTGAAGAACAAAGTCAAAATACTTTAGATACTCTTGAAAATCTTATTTTCCTTGTTAAGGAAGGGTATGATGTTATTATTGCTCATGGTAATGGCCCGCAAGTAGGGAACATATTGATGAGAAATGATGCAGGAGAACAACTTTATAACATTCCTCAGATGCCTTTAGATATCGATGTTGCTGACTCACAAGGTGGCATTGGTTACATGATTGAAAGAAACTTGCGTAATGTATTAAAAGCAAATGGCATCGAAAAAGATGTGGTGACTTTGGTTACTCAGGTTGTTGTTGATAAAAATGATCCTGCTTTTGCAGATCCAATTAAGCGTGTGGGTAAGATCTACTCAAGAGAAGAAGCTGACCAATTAATCGCTGATAAGGGATGGATTTTTAAGGAAGAAGTGAAAGCTGATGGCGGATGGAGACGTGTCGTACCTTCACCAAAGCCTATCCGTGTGATGAATGAAAAAATTGTTGAAGATTTAGCTCGTAAGGGTAATATTGTTATCACTGTTGGTGGTGGTGGTATTCCGGTTTCTGAAGATGAAAATGGTAATCTTTGTCCGGTTGAAGCGGTTATCGATAAAGATTTAGCTTCTGCATTGATTGGTGCTCGCGTTAAGGCTGATGAATTCTATATCTTAACTGATGTATCATTCGTATATAAAGATTTTAAAGGACCAAACGAGGAAAAATTAGAGTTCCTAAATCATGCAGATACAATGAAACATCTTGAAGAAGGTACTTTTGCTGAAGGATCTATGGCTCCAAAAATTCGCGCTTGTCTAAGCTTTATCGAAAATGGTGGTGGTAAATCTGTAATCACTGAAGCAACTAAGCTTGAAGATAAATCTTACGGAACTAAGATTACTATGGAATATGACGAAAAAGACGTCAATCATATTGCTTAA
- a CDS encoding ornithine carbamoyltransferase, which yields MSFNLRNRNFLKLLDFTPKEMQYMLDLARDLKRAKYAGTEVQTMKGKNIALIFEKSSTRTRCAFETAAYDQGAHVTYLGPSGSQIGVKESMADTARVLGRMYDGIEYRGYGQTVVEELAKHAGVPVWNGLTDEFHPTQILADFLTMMEHTDKPLNQVSFAYLGDARNNMANSLMVGAAKMGMDVRICGPANLQPEEELVAQCREIAKETGAKITITDDAKAGVKGCDFLYTDVWVSMGEPDEVWKERIEILKPFQVNAELMAATGNAASKFMHCLPAYHNRETKVGEEVFQKFGLDGVEVTEDVFESPASIVFDEAENRLHTIKAVMVATLGA from the coding sequence ATGAGTTTTAATTTAAGAAACAGAAACTTTTTGAAGTTGTTGGATTTTACTCCAAAGGAAATGCAATACATGTTGGATCTTGCCAGAGATCTTAAGAGAGCTAAATATGCTGGAACTGAAGTTCAGACTATGAAGGGTAAGAATATCGCTTTGATATTTGAAAAATCTTCAACTCGTACGCGTTGTGCTTTCGAAACTGCTGCTTACGATCAAGGAGCTCACGTAACTTACTTGGGGCCTTCAGGTTCTCAAATTGGTGTGAAAGAATCTATGGCTGATACCGCTCGCGTATTGGGTCGTATGTACGATGGTATTGAGTACCGTGGTTACGGACAAACTGTTGTTGAAGAATTGGCTAAGCATGCTGGTGTACCAGTTTGGAATGGTTTAACTGATGAGTTCCACCCAACTCAAATTTTAGCTGACTTCTTAACTATGATGGAGCACACAGATAAGCCATTGAATCAGGTTTCTTTTGCTTACTTAGGTGATGCACGTAACAATATGGCAAATTCCTTAATGGTAGGTGCTGCTAAAATGGGTATGGATGTTAGAATCTGTGGTCCTGCAAACCTTCAACCAGAGGAAGAATTAGTTGCTCAATGTAGAGAGATTGCTAAAGAAACTGGTGCTAAAATTACAATCACTGATGATGCTAAAGCTGGAGTTAAAGGTTGTGATTTCCTTTATACTGATGTTTGGGTATCAATGGGTGAGCCAGACGAAGTTTGGAAAGAAAGAATTGAAATTCTTAAGCCATTCCAGGTTAATGCTGAATTAATGGCTGCAACTGGTAATGCTGCAAGTAAATTCATGCATTGTCTTCCAGCTTATCACAACAGAGAGACTAAAGTAGGAGAGGAAGTTTTCCAGAAGTTTGGTCTTGATGGTGTTGAAGTTACTGAAGATGTATTTGAATCTCCAGCGTCTATCGTATTTGACGAAGCTGAGAACCGTTTACATACTATTAAAGCAGTAATGGTTGCTACTTTGGGAGCATAA
- the feoB gene encoding ferrous iron transport protein B, whose product MKLSELTDNQEGIIIKVQGYGAFRKRITEMGFIKGKKVTVIKNAPLKDPVEYSIMGYQVSLRRSEAALIEVITKEEAVNLKINNFEGTLNDDELKSSAQKKEKNIHIALVGNPNAGKTTLFNFASGSKEHVGNYSGVTVDSKLAKVHQNGYNFDVVDLPGTYSLTAYTSEELYVRQYITEELPDVVINVVDASNLERNLYLTTQLIDMDVKVILALNMYDELEKNGARFDYKALGKMLGIPIIPTVSSKGKGIKQLFDKAIEVYEGRDPIVRHIHINYGAVIEKSISKLQEFIRLDRNLTAIASPRFLAVKLLEGDDKALEYIESCSTVKEIQETLKQEIKQIESTYNEVCETVITDAKYGFIDGALKETYIENPIKRRRKTAMIDAFLTHKLFGFPLFFFFMFLTFYATFHLGQYPMNWIETGIAYLGEFIQTVMPDGPLKDLIADGIIGGVGGVIVFLPNILILFFFISFMEDTGYMARTAFIMDKLMHKIGLHGKSFIPLVMGFGCNVPALMATRTLENRNDRILTMLITPFMSCSARLPVYILIIGTFFPENSSLALFGIYLLGILLAVIFAKVFKASFFKSKEAPFVMELPPYRVPTLKSTLVHMWSKGGEYLKKMGGIILVASVIIWALGYFPLDVDYSKDYENLLAKNEGQLNTALQVATPTEQAKIIEDYEVSTTAIKNQMLEEKQEQSYIGQIGNFIAPVFHPLGFDWKMTVSILTGIAAKEVVVSTMGVLYQTGEDIDENSEGLRNNLRKQKFTGSYRNGEHVFDTASALSFLIFILIYFPCIAVVATISREANWKWSAFVVTYTTALAWVVSFIGYHIINFL is encoded by the coding sequence ATGAAGCTTTCTGAATTAACCGATAATCAAGAAGGTATTATAATAAAAGTACAGGGATATGGCGCATTTCGTAAGCGAATTACTGAAATGGGCTTTATAAAAGGGAAAAAAGTTACCGTCATTAAAAATGCCCCTCTTAAAGATCCCGTCGAGTACAGCATTATGGGCTATCAGGTATCCTTACGTCGAAGCGAGGCCGCCCTAATTGAAGTGATCACCAAAGAAGAAGCGGTTAATTTAAAGATCAACAACTTTGAAGGTACCCTAAACGATGATGAACTTAAATCTTCAGCACAAAAAAAGGAGAAAAATATTCATATTGCTTTAGTGGGGAATCCTAATGCAGGAAAAACAACCCTATTCAATTTTGCATCAGGTTCCAAAGAACATGTGGGGAATTACTCAGGTGTAACAGTCGATTCAAAACTCGCAAAAGTGCATCAAAATGGATACAATTTTGATGTTGTAGACCTGCCCGGAACCTATTCTCTAACAGCTTACACCTCCGAAGAACTTTACGTTCGCCAGTACATTACCGAAGAACTTCCCGATGTGGTTATTAATGTCGTTGATGCTTCAAATTTGGAGCGTAACTTATATCTGACAACCCAACTTATCGACATGGATGTAAAAGTCATTCTGGCCTTAAACATGTATGATGAATTAGAAAAAAATGGGGCCAGATTTGATTATAAAGCTCTGGGTAAAATGCTGGGGATTCCTATCATCCCAACCGTTAGTTCAAAAGGTAAAGGGATAAAACAACTTTTCGACAAAGCCATTGAGGTTTACGAAGGTAGAGATCCTATTGTTCGCCACATTCATATCAACTACGGGGCTGTAATTGAAAAATCAATCTCTAAACTTCAGGAATTTATCAGACTTGATCGAAATCTGACAGCGATTGCTTCTCCTCGATTTTTAGCTGTCAAACTCCTTGAGGGAGATGATAAAGCTCTGGAATACATTGAATCTTGCTCTACAGTAAAAGAAATTCAGGAAACACTAAAACAAGAAATCAAACAAATAGAATCCACCTATAATGAAGTTTGCGAAACAGTTATAACTGACGCAAAGTATGGCTTTATCGATGGTGCACTAAAAGAAACCTATATTGAAAATCCGATCAAGCGAAGAAGAAAGACAGCTATGATTGATGCTTTCCTGACGCACAAATTATTTGGATTTCCTTTATTTTTCTTTTTCATGTTTCTAACCTTCTATGCCACCTTTCATTTGGGACAATACCCAATGAATTGGATAGAAACGGGCATCGCCTACTTGGGTGAATTTATTCAGACAGTTATGCCTGATGGCCCACTGAAAGATCTGATTGCAGATGGTATCATTGGTGGTGTTGGTGGAGTTATTGTTTTCCTACCCAACATCTTAATCCTATTCTTTTTCATATCCTTTATGGAAGATACGGGCTATATGGCTCGTACTGCTTTTATTATGGATAAACTCATGCATAAGATTGGTCTGCATGGCAAGTCATTTATTCCATTGGTTATGGGATTCGGTTGTAATGTACCCGCCTTAATGGCCACCAGAACTCTTGAAAACAGAAACGACAGAATACTGACAATGCTGATCACCCCATTCATGTCCTGTTCTGCACGTCTACCTGTTTACATTCTAATTATCGGAACTTTTTTCCCAGAGAACTCCAGTTTAGCTCTTTTTGGAATTTATCTGTTAGGCATTCTGTTAGCCGTGATTTTTGCAAAAGTTTTCAAAGCAAGTTTCTTTAAAAGTAAGGAAGCCCCCTTTGTAATGGAACTACCTCCTTACCGTGTTCCCACACTAAAATCTACACTTGTACACATGTGGTCGAAAGGTGGTGAATACCTAAAAAAAATGGGAGGCATCATCTTAGTCGCATCCGTCATTATATGGGCATTGGGCTATTTTCCCCTTGATGTGGATTACTCCAAAGATTACGAAAATTTATTAGCTAAAAATGAAGGGCAGCTTAACACAGCTCTACAAGTTGCAACACCAACAGAACAAGCCAAAATTATTGAAGACTACGAAGTATCAACAACAGCTATCAAGAATCAAATGCTTGAAGAGAAGCAAGAGCAATCATACATAGGCCAAATTGGAAACTTTATAGCTCCCGTTTTTCATCCTCTTGGCTTCGACTGGAAGATGACAGTTAGTATTCTAACCGGAATCGCAGCAAAAGAAGTTGTAGTCAGCACCATGGGTGTTCTCTACCAAACCGGTGAGGATATTGATGAAAACAGCGAAGGATTGAGAAACAACCTACGAAAACAAAAATTTACAGGATCGTACCGAAATGGAGAACATGTGTTTGATACGGCTTCTGCCCTCTCTTTCCTGATCTTTATCCTCATCTATTTCCCTTGTATCGCTGTGGTAGCAACTATTTCAAGAGAAGCTAATTGGAAATGGTCAGCATTTGTAGTAACTTACACAACCGCTTTGGCCTGGGTGGTATCCTTTATTGGCTATCACATCATTAATTTTTTATAA
- a CDS encoding DUF3276 family protein — protein MEGYDKKEEFVRKNREDIYSNAIRAGKRTYFFDAKATRNEDYYLTITESKKRYDKEGNFTFEKHKIFLYKEDFDKFSEGLMEAIEILKNANDANPETAIEDTDEITSTSEIIEGLEVESFSQVEFEDLTE, from the coding sequence ATGGAAGGTTACGATAAAAAAGAAGAATTCGTAAGGAAAAATCGCGAAGATATATATTCAAATGCGATTAGAGCTGGGAAGAGAACTTATTTCTTTGATGCAAAAGCAACTCGAAACGAGGATTACTACCTTACTATTACAGAGAGTAAAAAGCGATACGATAAAGAAGGCAATTTTACTTTCGAAAAGCATAAGATTTTTCTTTACAAAGAAGATTTCGATAAATTTTCTGAAGGTTTAATGGAAGCCATTGAGATACTAAAAAATGCAAACGACGCCAATCCTGAGACCGCCATTGAAGATACTGACGAAATCACAAGTACGTCTGAAATAATTGAAGGACTAGAGGTCGAATCATTCTCACAAGTTGAATTTGAAGATCTTACAGAATAA
- a CDS encoding transcription antitermination protein NusB, whose amino-acid sequence MISRRLLRVKVLQMLYAYYKNDDRSLVKAEKELFFSIGKAYDLYHYLLLLLVDVAFIAEKKIEAGRNKLVPTPVDIHPNTRFIENKVLKQLAENVQLNSYLESNSISWADQDGFVNRLYKTITESDLYSKYMNAETNDYAADKKLIEKIFMNILAKDDDFYSLMEDKSIYWNDEIEFILSMVVRTIKQFKTNDNEHTSLLPLFKDSDDEEFVRVLFRKTILKHEENLSLIKENTKNWDLERIAFMDILIMEMSLTEIQEFKSIPVKASFNEYLEIAKYYSTNNSSTFINGLLDKMIKDLQKEGKINKIGRGLIEESKIAKA is encoded by the coding sequence ATGATTAGTAGAAGATTGCTGCGTGTGAAAGTATTACAAATGCTTTACGCTTATTACAAGAATGATGATCGTTCATTAGTAAAGGCCGAAAAGGAGTTGTTTTTCAGTATTGGAAAAGCTTACGATTTATATCATTACCTACTTCTACTACTTGTAGATGTTGCATTTATAGCAGAAAAGAAAATTGAAGCTGGTCGCAACAAATTGGTACCTACACCCGTAGATATTCATCCCAACACCCGTTTTATTGAGAATAAAGTATTGAAGCAACTGGCCGAGAACGTTCAGTTGAATAGCTATCTGGAATCGAATTCTATTTCGTGGGCAGATCAGGATGGTTTTGTAAATCGTTTGTACAAAACAATTACAGAGTCTGATCTATACAGCAAATATATGAATGCTGAAACCAATGATTATGCTGCTGACAAAAAGTTGATTGAAAAGATCTTTATGAACATTCTGGCTAAAGATGATGACTTCTATTCTTTGATGGAGGATAAGAGTATCTACTGGAATGATGAGATCGAGTTTATTTTGAGCATGGTTGTTCGAACAATCAAGCAATTTAAAACTAATGATAACGAGCATACCTCATTGTTGCCATTATTTAAGGATAGTGATGATGAAGAATTTGTAAGAGTTTTATTCCGTAAAACGATTTTGAAGCATGAGGAAAACTTGAGCTTAATTAAAGAAAATACTAAAAATTGGGATTTAGAGCGAATTGCTTTTATGGATATTCTAATTATGGAAATGTCTTTAACTGAGATTCAAGAGTTCAAGAGTATTCCTGTGAAAGCGAGTTTTAATGAGTATCTTGAAATCGCGAAGTATTATAGCACCAACAATTCAAGCACTTTCATTAATGGTTTGCTTGATAAAATGATTAAAGATCTTCAGAAAGAAGGTAAGATCAATAAAATAGGAAGAGGCTTGATTGAAGAATCGAAAATTGCAAAAGCATAA
- a CDS encoding manganese efflux pump MntP family protein, protein MSLFEIVLIAVSLAMDSFAISITAGFILKEFTPKHCFRIAFYMGFFQALMPILGWLIGVGFKSYIVSFDHWVAFLLLLVLGGKMIYDDLKCEEEHCCFNPQRSLVVMGLALATSIDALVVGVNFAFLDMPISFPVYIIGLVSFILSFIGVSIGCKLGTKVNVKFTLIGGVILIVLGTNILYEHLS, encoded by the coding sequence ATGAGTCTTTTCGAGATTGTTTTGATAGCCGTTAGTTTGGCAATGGATAGTTTTGCAATTTCTATTACTGCAGGTTTTATCTTAAAAGAATTTACGCCCAAACATTGTTTTCGAATCGCATTTTATATGGGTTTTTTTCAAGCATTAATGCCAATTTTAGGATGGTTAATCGGGGTTGGTTTTAAGAGTTATATTGTAAGTTTTGATCATTGGGTCGCTTTCCTTTTGCTCCTTGTTTTAGGAGGGAAGATGATTTATGATGATTTGAAATGTGAAGAAGAACATTGTTGTTTTAATCCTCAAAGGAGTTTGGTTGTTATGGGATTGGCATTGGCTACGAGTATTGATGCCTTAGTGGTTGGCGTTAATTTTGCATTTTTAGATATGCCAATTTCTTTTCCTGTTTATATAATTGGTTTGGTTTCGTTTATTTTATCATTTATAGGTGTATCTATTGGTTGCAAACTGGGAACAAAAGTTAATGTGAAATTTACTCTGATTGGTGGGGTGATTTTAATTGTTTTGGGAACGAATATTCTTTATGAGCACTTGTCGTAA
- a CDS encoding DUF1573 domain-containing protein, whose amino-acid sequence MLFFARYIVLLFVFLAPLTSCKQTVHGGSKSEGEQVQTKDSLDHDKVYPKFVFTKEIHKFGNVTEGEIVVCEFYFRNVGDANLIIKSIESSCGCTAVKWDKNPIKKGEESRITVEFDSKGRHGKQYKVLTIFANTKPKVKELKITATVK is encoded by the coding sequence ATGCTCTTTTTTGCCCGATATATAGTATTGTTGTTCGTCTTTTTAGCACCTTTGACGTCTTGTAAGCAGACTGTTCATGGTGGAAGTAAATCAGAAGGGGAGCAAGTTCAGACTAAGGATAGTTTAGATCATGATAAGGTTTACCCAAAATTTGTGTTTACTAAAGAAATACATAAATTTGGGAACGTTACAGAAGGTGAAATTGTCGTTTGTGAATTTTATTTTCGAAATGTTGGGGATGCAAATCTTATTATCAAGTCCATTGAAAGTTCTTGTGGGTGTACGGCTGTAAAATGGGATAAAAATCCAATTAAAAAGGGTGAAGAATCCAGAATTACTGTAGAGTTCGATTCAAAAGGCAGACATGGCAAACAATATAAAGTGTTGACTATATTTGCCAATACAAAACCCAAAGTAAAGGAGCTTAAAATTACCGCTACTGTGAAGTAG
- the yajC gene encoding preprotein translocase subunit YajC, giving the protein MLNLLNIVLMAQPQEGQNPFMSFLPLVLIVVVFYFFMIRPQMKRQKELKKFREELKKGDKVVTTGGIYGKIVELHETTIIMEVEGQARLKVDKVAVIKDMSDVAQK; this is encoded by the coding sequence ATGCTTAATTTATTAAACATTGTGCTTATGGCACAGCCTCAGGAAGGTCAGAATCCTTTTATGTCTTTTCTTCCTTTAGTATTAATCGTTGTTGTTTTTTATTTTTTCATGATTCGTCCACAGATGAAACGTCAGAAAGAATTGAAGAAATTTCGTGAAGAGTTGAAAAAAGGTGACAAAGTGGTTACTACCGGAGGTATTTATGGTAAAATTGTTGAGCTTCACGAAACAACCATTATTATGGAAGTTGAAGGTCAAGCTCGCCTGAAGGTAGATAAGGTTGCTGTTATCAAGGATATGAGTGACGTTGCTCAGAAGTAA